AAGTGAAGGACAACAGGCCCAGCCCCAGCTTGCCGGCGAGCTCGTGCGTGTCATCGCTGGTGCAGGCTACCCATATCGGTGGATGCGGCTTCTGAACGGGCATCGGCACTACGGTACGCTGCGGAATATCAAAGTACTTACCCTTGTATGAGAAGGTGCCGTCCTCGCTCTTCCAGATCGTGGTGATGATGTCGAGCGCTTCCTCCCATCGTGCGCGCGTTTCCTTGTACGGGATGCCGAAGCCGCCCAGTTCAACCTGGGTTATCGATCTTCCCGTACCAACTTCCACCCGTCCGTTGCTCAGGATGTCAAGCGTCGCGACCCGTTCGGCGATCCGCACCGGGTGATTGTAAGGAAAAGGTAGCAGCACCACTGCGTGACCGATCCGAATCTTGCTGGTCCTCTGGGAGATGGCACCGTACAGTACTTCGGGTGCCGAAGAATGCGCGAAGCCGACCTGGAAGTGGTGTTCTACCGTCCAGAAATGGCTAAAGCCCACTTCTTCCGCGCGCACCACCTGGTTCATGACGTCATGGAAAGCCTGGTACTCGCGCTCACGATGTTTTAGCGGGCTGTTGACCTGGATCTCGTAGAAAATTCCGAAGTCCATCGTAGTTCCTCCGTTACCGCGCTTATCCAATCTGAAGCGAATCCCGCCATCTGGTGAGACCCCAGCGTGGGGTCACTGGACTGTACGACGCTTTAGGGGAATTTGCATAGTCCTCGCAGCGGCGAGAGGTCGTCGTGTGCCGGAACCGCTAAAGAATCCTGAGGCTGCGCGATCTGGTTGCACCCGTCAGTTGATTCTGTAACCTTCCGAACTCTGGTTCGAACAGCAGCTGCGGGTCGGTACGAATAACGCCGCCGGTTAATGATCGATCGCGCACCCGACGACAACCTCGCAAACCGGCCTGCATTGAACCCACAGTTGTTCAAACGGCGAATTATTTACTCAAGTCGCACGGTCGTAAGTTGACCCTCAAGTAAATGAATCAGACCTGCGACGTGCTCTCTGTCAGCTGCCAATTCGTCCGCTGGTCGCGACTGCAGTAACACGGTGAGGTCAGGCCCGACTGTGCTCGACACCATCTTGCGCAGCGGAGCCTCTGCCAACTGTTCCTCGAGTTGCGACCTGATGCTCGCGCGCCACGATTCAATTCTGGACCGCGCCGCAGCATCGAATTCCCTGAAGTCGGTAGCCGCGCTCCGCTGATGCGCGAGGTTGCCCATCGCGAATGCGAGCCGGCGCATCGTGTCGAGCGCATCCACCAGGTTGCTAGCGTCAATGCCGCTCGAAAGCCCCTGTAGCTGCGCGTCCGCCGCAACCTCGAGCATGTCTTCGATTCCGGTTATCACCTCGAGGTTGGTTGCGGCCACCTCCGCCGGTCCGCTGTCGGGCACAAGCGCCGCCAGACCATTCAGCGGCCGCTCAATTTGTTCCGCCAGCGTGCGATTTGGCGCCTCGATAGAAACCGCGGAAACGATCGCGCGAATAAGCATGCCGAGACTGATTCCCCAGATCGTCCAGATCGAGTCCACCATGTCGGGCCGCGGCCCCGGCCCGCTGAATGCGATCACAAACGCGGTGGCCCCGATAGCAAGATAAGACAGCTGGCCGCCACCCTCACCGAGGTACGTCATAAGTAGAACACTTGTGAAAATCGCCGCCAGGTACGGCGGAATCGAAGTAAAATTCGGCGCCAGCGCGATGGTACCCAGCGCCGCGAACATCAAGGCTCCCGAACATCCGATCGCGCGCATCGTGAATTTGCGCGCGGTCGCACCGTGGCTCGGCGGGCCGCCGATCATCAGCAGCCACAACGCGGCATGGAGCGCCGCGCTGTTGTCGTAGAGTCCTGCCATGAAAGCAAGCGTCATCGCGATGGTGTGGCGCACGCAAAAACGGACGAGAAATTTGTTCGGTCGGAAGGGTCGTCTCGGCGGCGGGTATCGTCGCGCGCCGGCCGACGGTAATTCCCGGGCGTCGGTGCTCAGCAGGTCGCCGATTTTGAGCAAATGCTCCGCCATCTCATCGAGTGCGCCGCTCTCCGACAGGAACCTGGCGTGAGCCCGAAAGAGATCGAGTGAAACCGTTGGTTGCGTGTGTTCAGGACGAGTCGGGTGGCTGATGTGGACAATGTACTCGTTGAGGGCACCGTCAAGCGCGTCCGCCATCTCCCGCAGGTCGCGCTTACGCGCTTCTTCATAACTCCGGCCGACCTGTTTACAAGCAACTACACACAGCCGCTCGATCTCATTGTGAATTCTCTCGGCGACCATTACCGTCGCCAGCAGGTTCGCGGAGCTTCGCGCCTCGTTTGCCTGGCGGGTGGCCGGTCGCAGCAACGCCAGATGGTACGCGAGTTTAGATGCAACGGTGCGATCGTGGTCTGGCGTCGCCTCGCCCAGGAAGATCATGACCAGCAAGGCGAGCCTCCGACGCGAGCGGGCCAGCGTGCTGCGCAGGGAGTTGGCGAGGACCATCTCCGCAGGCACTGGCCACAGCAGATTATTGAACAGCAGCAGCAATGCGATCGCAATCGCGACTCCTCCGTACATCTGCGCGTTGTCCCATCCGAGCGAGCGACGGTCGAACAGGACCATGTAGAAAGCCGTGATCGATGGAATCTGAATCCAGAGCCATAATCGTCCGAGCCTTCGGACTCCGTAGATGAGGTAGGTGGAGATTGCGCTGAATACAATGAAGGCGGAGATCAGCAATACCGGGCTGTCCGCCAACGCCCCGACTATGAACAGTGCCAACACCTGAATGATCGCTGCCATCACCAGGAACACGACACCAGCCGCAAGGTTGAATGCGAATTCGGGTGCGGCGAGGCTGACTAGTAGCGTGAGTCCGAGCGGACTCGCGATTTGCAGGGTGGCCATGATTCCTGCGCCGATCGCGGTCACGAATGCCACCCGGGCCGCACGCCGCCATCGGTTGGGAAACGGCGCGAGTTCCGCCGCCCAGGACCTGAACGTGGCTCGAAACGGCAGGCTTTCGTAAGCCAGCGCACGCTCGAAGCTTGCAGATGTCATTTCGCGCGATGCCATCGCTCGGCTCGGCTCTGTACGCCGAGTTTCTGACAATCTGGGAAGAGAGGCATTTTCAGCCCGAGCCTGTTCCATCTCTTTTCCGAGGCGAGTGTCGCGCCTGGCACCGGAGAGGAGATCAGCAGACCGCAAGGTGCTTCCTCAGCTCCTATTTTGCGCGGGAGCTGAAGGAGGAGGCGGCGAAGCCGTCGCGAGCTGAGCTGCGCGGTCGAAAGCCCCGTTCGCAATAGCACCACCGGGACTCCGGGCGGCGTCTGCGCTCGCGCCGTCATTTCTATGCGGTCCGTAGTAATCCGAGGAGCCTCAGATTGAGCAGCAGCAATCCTTCCACCTCAACAAAACGGGAAAGCGCAAGTGGCTCCGGGCCTAATTCCCGGCAAACGTCAATTTTCGCGAGAGGATCCGAACACTGGACCTCGCACGGGTTTTCGAAGAGCTTTAAGAGCGCGTTCGGGCACGAAATCCAATCGTCGTTCCTCCGGTGAAATCGTTATGCACTTTCACGCGAAAGACCACCAGACGCAGCAATCGCGACGGACTGTAGCTCGCCTCACCCACCACGCGCTGTACGTGTGCTTGTGCGGCTTGATCGGGTGTAGCCAATTCGCGGACAAGCCCGAGGTGAACCCCCGCGCGTGGGCGCCACCTACGATCGAGCGCGAATGGTCTCCGCCGCCCGCCGCGCGCAAGCTGGTGGGTTCCGCACCCGAAGTCGCGGCGCTGTCCGACTTACCGGCGTCGGACCGGAACCGCACGCTCGGACTTGGCGACTTGATCGTTTTCGCGCTCGCAAAGAACCCATCGACCAGGCGCGCATGGGAGTCCGCCCAGGCTGCCGCCGCGGCTGCCGGCAAAGCCCGCGCACCCTACTACCCGGTCCTGAGCTTCCACAGCATCGGTGGCTATCAGCGCCTCGTCGATCTGGTGCCCAATCATTGGGGCATTTTGAAAACCTGGCAGAGCCGCAACCTGTTGTCACTCGACTACGACCTTATCGACTTCGGACGCCGTGATGCGCAGGCGGCTTCGGCGATGGACCAGTTGATCGCGGCCAACCTGCTCTTCAATCGCCAGGTTCAGGAGGTCGTTTTCAACGTCGAACGCGGCTACTACAGACTCGATGCCGCCCGGGCAAGCGTGATGGCGGCCGAGGTGGCCCTCAAGCTCGCGACTACCGATCGGACCAGCGCCGACCGCCGGAAACAAACCGGCCTGGCGACGCAGCCCGAAGTACTTCTGGCGCGACAGCGCGAAGCGCAAGCCGAATACGATCTCGAAAACGCCCGGCTTGACGTGAGCCTGGCCCAGGCAGACCTCGCCCTTGCCATCGGCGTCCGCGCGGACCAGGCGCCCGAGATCGAACCCCTCCGAGCTCAGCCGCTGCCCCCGTCGCTTGGCGGAGACGTCGAACGGCTGATCAACGACGCACTTCGAGAGCGACCGGATCTGGCGGCTAAGGTCTCCGCGCTGCGTGCTCGGCAAGCGGAGGTCGCTCTCGCCCGCCTATCGCTATATCCGACGGTTGGGTTCTCAAGCTTCTACGGCGCACAGGCATTTACCTATCGGCTCTCGGCGCCACGGACCCTGACCTTTACCGCGATAGCGCCAGAGTATGCCTTCGGGATCGACCTCAGATGGCAACTCTTTACGGGTTTCTCGCGCATCAACTCGATCAAGGAAGCGGAGGCCGATCGCGATGCCGCGCACGCGGATCTCAGAAACGCCGAACTCGAGGTGGCCGCCAACGTGTGGCGCGCGTACTTCACCTACCTGACAGCACGGCGCAAGTACGACTACGCGGAGGCTCTGATGGCGGCGTCCCAGTCGTCTTACGACTCCAACTTCAAATCATATGGGCACGGACTCGCGACGATTGTTGACTTGCTCTCGGCAGAGCGCGAGCTAGCAGCAGCGCGTTACGCGATCATTCAGAGCAAAGCCGAGGTACTTGTTTCGGCGGCGGCCGTTACTTTCGCGACCGGATCAAGCGCGCTGGCAGCGCCCGCTAGTGCTGCCAGCCCGTGACGGTTACTACCGCAGTCTCGCCCATGCGAAACGGATAGCGTGGATCTTGATCCTCAAGCGTGATGCGTACTGGAAAGCGCTGCGCCAGGCGCACCCAGTTGAGTGTCGGTTCGGTCCGCGGCAGTCCCTCCACCGTGGCGCCATTCTCTTGGAACAGCGCCCATCCGACCCCCTGTACGCGCCCGCGAAATCGCCTCCTCGGATAGCCAAGCAGAAACACTTGGACCGTCATTCCGGGGCGAATTCTGGCAAGAAAGGTTTCACGAAAATTCGCCATCACGTACCAATTTCTGTCGTCGACCACGCTCACCACCTGTTTGCCTTCGTTGGCGTATTGACCCACCGCGATATTGAGGTTCGTCACGTATCCGTCGAACGGCGCATAGACATGGGAATACTCGACGTTGAGTTTCGCTCGATAAACTGCCGCTTGCGCTGCTTTTCGGCGCGCGTTGATGTCGCCGTATTTGCCCTGCTCGTTGGTCGCGCGGGCGACGTCGCTGCGCGCCCTTTGCACGGCGGCTTTGGCGGCTGCCAGCTTGCTGCGCGCGTTGGACACGTCGTTGGCGGTGACGAAGTTGTCGGGCAGCAGGGGAGTCAGCCGGTCGAGGTATTGTTGGTCGTATGCGCGATCCGCATCCAGTTCCACCGCTCGTGCTTTGGCTGCCGCTATCGAGTTGTCGAAGGCGCTGATCTGGAGATTGGTCAGGTCCAGGTTGGCTTCGGCCGCATCCAGATCGGCCTGGTACGGCCGCGGGTCGACAATGAACAGCAGGTCACCCCGCTTCACATGCTGATTGTCACGAATGGGAAGCTCGACGATGGGTCCGCTCACATGCGGTGCGATCCCGACCGTGTTTGCGCGCACGAAAGCATCGTCGGTCTGCGGAAACAGGAAGTAAACGCGGGTGACGTAAAGGGCGAGGACGATCGTTACCAGGTAGACGACCGCGGCGAGCACCCTCCCTGCGATTTGCGCGCCCATATCGGGCCGCGTCTGGAAGCGCTCGGCGGCCATCGACGACTCAGGTGCGATTGAAAAAGATCACCCAGACAATCATCGCAAGCATCGCGATCAGGCTGGGATAGAAAATCGTTAGCGGACCAACGTTAGGCTCCAGGCGGGAGAGCAACAGTAACGGGCGCATCAGTGCCGCTAGGACCGCGCCGACCAGCATGCAGAACAACCAACTCGGGAAATTCGCCCCGGCGATAGAAATGATCGGGTCGCATGCCGTGAACGCTAGCGTCGACAGCAGGATGGTCGCTACCATCAAGCATGATTGCAGCGCGACCGGTCGACTCACAGTCCAAGTTCTTACACCAAACCGGGATTCTGTGACACAGCGTTTTGGCCCTCCCGGTTCTTTCCGCGCCACCCGGTTTGCAGAAACGCGCCCCTACGCGCTGTGCCCTGCCGACCACCCCGGAATCATCGCGCGCGAAAAACTCCCGATGCAGGTCACTCTCAGTAGAGCCAGGCTCCAACCAGGGTGCCGGCCACGATCGGCATAAGTACGAGTATCGATCAGGTCGCGGCAAACTACAGCGAGAGGAAACGCATCGGCAAGAGTCCAATCATCAGAACCGGCAGCACAGCACTAGGGCCCAGACCGCCCGCCCGTCATGGTGGCGACGATGAATCGGATCGATGCCGAAGGCCAGCGAGTGCGCGCCGAGTGGACCTGCACCGCTTCAGTTCTTGCCGAGCCGATGCGCGGGGTGGATCTCTCGCTAGACGCTGCGCGACAGAAAGATCGCCCGCCTCGAGACCACAGTGCTCACGATTCGGTCGGGTAAGGTGCATCTCGTTCCGTTTGCAAGCACTGTGAGCGCGCGGAATGATCGGAATGGGGAAAACGGTACGCGGGGCCCACGAGGCGCGCGCGGCAAGAGACCTACAAATGAACCAAGAGGAGAACGCGGCTCCAGAAAGCCCTGATATGCGAAGTTCCAGCTCCACGGAAGATAACGCCACCCTTTTCACTCGGCTGATCGACCATCACATTCGTTTCACCGTCGCAAAACGACAAATTCAGCTCTCGCGCCACGATTGGTATCGCGTAACCGCGCTCGCGGTGCGCGATATGCTGGTGGAGCAAATGCTCGAGACGCGCGCACGTTTCG
This genomic window from Candidatus Binataceae bacterium contains:
- a CDS encoding YtcA family lipoprotein, yielding MSRPVALQSCLMVATILLSTLAFTACDPIISIAGANFPSWLFCMLVGAVLAALMRPLLLLSRLEPNVGPLTIFYPSLIAMLAMIVWVIFFNRT
- a CDS encoding biotin/lipoyl-binding protein, giving the protein MAAERFQTRPDMGAQIAGRVLAAVVYLVTIVLALYVTRVYFLFPQTDDAFVRANTVGIAPHVSGPIVELPIRDNQHVKRGDLLFIVDPRPYQADLDAAEANLDLTNLQISAFDNSIAAAKARAVELDADRAYDQQYLDRLTPLLPDNFVTANDVSNARSKLAAAKAAVQRARSDVARATNEQGKYGDINARRKAAQAAVYRAKLNVEYSHVYAPFDGYVTNLNIAVGQYANEGKQVVSVVDDRNWYVMANFRETFLARIRPGMTVQVFLLGYPRRRFRGRVQGVGWALFQENGATVEGLPRTEPTLNWVRLAQRFPVRITLEDQDPRYPFRMGETAVVTVTGWQH
- a CDS encoding TolC family protein, which translates into the protein MHFHAKDHQTQQSRRTVARLTHHALYVCLCGLIGCSQFADKPEVNPRAWAPPTIEREWSPPPAARKLVGSAPEVAALSDLPASDRNRTLGLGDLIVFALAKNPSTRRAWESAQAAAAAAGKARAPYYPVLSFHSIGGYQRLVDLVPNHWGILKTWQSRNLLSLDYDLIDFGRRDAQAASAMDQLIAANLLFNRQVQEVVFNVERGYYRLDAARASVMAAEVALKLATTDRTSADRRKQTGLATQPEVLLARQREAQAEYDLENARLDVSLAQADLALAIGVRADQAPEIEPLRAQPLPPSLGGDVERLINDALRERPDLAAKVSALRARQAEVALARLSLYPTVGFSSFYGAQAFTYRLSAPRTLTFTAIAPEYAFGIDLRWQLFTGFSRINSIKEAEADRDAAHADLRNAELEVAANVWRAYFTYLTARRKYDYAEALMAASQSSYDSNFKSYGHGLATIVDLLSAERELAAARYAIIQSKAEVLVSAAAVTFATGSSALAAPASAASP
- a CDS encoding LLM class flavin-dependent oxidoreductase — protein: MDFGIFYEIQVNSPLKHREREYQAFHDVMNQVVRAEEVGFSHFWTVEHHFQVGFAHSSAPEVLYGAISQRTSKIRIGHAVVLLPFPYNHPVRIAERVATLDILSNGRVEVGTGRSITQVELGGFGIPYKETRARWEEALDIITTIWKSEDGTFSYKGKYFDIPQRTVVPMPVQKPHPPIWVACTSDDTHELAGKLGLGLLSFTLLVSPERLGQRVRTYRDAIKTAKPYGAFVNNRAGAFSMTHIADNDKQAREEAERAFMSYVGTTLRVNSTVLEAKKTGAEPQDPAAGQLPELPKQYEGLDPSKVTIDSLIDHGMCICGSPDTAIRQLERIQKEAQLDQFLAMMQFWSIPHAKTMHAIDLFGKYVIPHFQKSQPSRVVTEGASAN